GGTGGCTGATAAGTTCTTCAGCTCTATTCAAGGAAAGAAGCCCGAAAAGGTCAAAGTCATTGTCTCTTCTCACAATTATGAAAATACTCCATCTGCCGAGGAAATTGGAAATATTGCTGCAAGAATACAAGCTACAGGAGCTGACATAGTGAAGATTGCAACAACTGCCCTAGACATCACCGACTCAGCTCGTATCTTACAACTAATTGCGCATTCTCAAGTAAGTGTAGGGCTTTTCTATATACCTATGCACAGTATCAAGTTGCGGCAAGAACCAAAGGCAGTTACAAAAGAGTACATTGCAGAAACCAATGCCACATAGGTAAATAAAGCACCAGTGCAATTTGTAGCACAAAAGACAGGGAAAACATGCACAAGCAATTACATGAGTTGTTTTCTAATTGCTCCCATGCTGACAGAAGGCTTCGCCGGTTCCTAGTAAAATGAGTTCCATCTGATACCTGATATCTCACAAAATTCCATTTGGTTAATAAATGACCTACTAAAATTGCAGGTACCAACAATAGGTCTTGCTATGGGTGAGAGGGGTCTGATATCCCGCATACTGTGTGCCAAGTTTGGTGGATTTCTCACATTTGGTGCACTTGAATCAGGCATACACTCTGCTCCTGGGCAGCCAACTCTAAGAGATTTGTTGGACTTATACAACTTCAGGCAGATAGGGCCCGATACCAAAGTGCATGGGGTTATTGGAAAACCTATTGGCCACAGCAAAAGTCCTCATCTGTATAACCCGGCATTTAAAAAAGCTGCTTTTAATGGAATTTATTTGCCGTTGTTGGTTGATAATGTTGCAAACTTTCTCAACACCTACTCATCTCCTGATTTCACAGGTTATAGGTATAAATCTCTTATTgccaatgaaaaaaaaaaaacgaagaaAATTTCATATCCTAGTTTGTAGTTCATTAGGAAATTACTCTTCTTTAGAAATGAATTTTGCATCCCCCCACACAATATACAGATTACTGAGATTTATATCCATTACTACCCCCCACATAATAGATAACAGTATAAGACATACTATTTCATGATGCAGCTATACTATTCCACACAAGATGGCTGGACTTGAATGCTGTGATGAGGTTGATCCAATTGCCAAGGTATTCGAGATCCCTTACAATGTTCACAGTTTTCTAATTTAGGATTTTCCCTCAGTACCACCTTCAACAACTTCAGTCCAAGTTCAGCTGGGAGGTGCTTTTCCATCTTCACTGTCATGCACAAAATAATGAATAAATTCTTGATCAAATTCTTTCAGGCAATAGGAGCTATTAGTTGCATGATCAAGAAACCGAGTGATGGGAAACTAATTGGCTATAATGTCGACTATCTTGGAGCCATTGCAGCTATTGAGGAAGGACTAGGAGGTTGCTAATGTGTTATTTGAACTATCCATCATATCTACACTCCTATGCTTCCAACATAGGGATGTTTAAGTAGGCATTTTCCTTTTCAGGCTCAAGTAGTGCTAGTAACGGATCTGTTTCGCCTCTTGCTGGTAGACTCTTTGTTGTCATTGGAGCTGGTGGGGCTGGAAAGGCACTTGCTTATGGTGGAAAAGAGAAGGGTGCAAGAGTCGTAGTTGCTAACCGCACATATGGTACGTATTCTATTTTGCAGTTTAAAATCATTGTTAGTTCAATTGTTTGTGGTTGCCATTTTTCAACACATAATATGGATACCTCTCTTTTTAGAGATCACAGTGGTTAGCCATCTAAACTGAAAAGGCTGGTTATAGCATATCACTTTTCTTGGGACTAAGCCCTTTCTTATGAAGGACCTGATTTCTTGTTCCCACTTCCAACAACATTACTGTAAAGAACCCCCAGCACCCATACATTAAATAGCATAACAAACCCGTACCAGTTTCTTATCTTTGCTCCTAAAATGGAgtttagaaaaatagaaaatatttgtGGGCATAATGTTTTAGCTGGAATATTTCCAGTACAAAAGCAAAAAAGATGTGTGTAACAATATATGAGTTAACTTGAAACGGGAAAGAAGCAATTTTACTCTCTCTGTATTGTCATCAATGACAGAGCACATGTTATTAGTTAAACTGCAGAACACAAACAAGTTCATTTCCGTAATGCTTCTTCATGAACATAATAAGCTGCCATTACAAAGTAGTTATGTCAAGTTTAATTTAACTGTTCTATGTTTTCAGATGGACATTGGATTTTTTCTGTTAGCGAAAGTAGTTTttgatgttttttattttcatgggAATGCCAGAAAAAGCTAAAGATCTTGCTCGTAAAATTGGAGGAGAATCTATGCCTCTTACAGAATTAGATGATTTCCATCCAGAAGATGGGATGATTCTTGCAAATGCTACAAGTGTGGGAATGAAACCAAATACAGATGCAACACCTATTTCTAAGGTTTGACTCCTGTTCTCCCATTTAGATGTCTCACTGTCAATGACATAAAGAGGCTTGCAGGCTTCTATTTCTTGCTGTGTGAAAATTGAATTCCTCCATTTGTATTATTCACATAATTTCTATTCCGATTATCACATTAAAATGGCAACATTGCAGGAAAGGCAGGCTAGGCAGCAACTACTTCAAATCATAGATATACTAGGTCCTAGGACAACGTCCTTTCACTTAGCTGAAAATTGAATCCTATGACACCATCAGATCAGCTGAGTTGCTTAGAGACTATTCTTCCACACAAGCTTGAAGCCATGTCCAAGGCTTCCTTTGACTGCTTCGAGTGATGTGCTACCTGTGGCCCATTGGAACAGAAAAACCCTCCATGGGGGAAGCCATGTGTTTCTGTGCCCACCCCAAGAAACCCCCAACTACAATAattacaagccttaatcccattaagTGTTTTGATATCATGAGTTTTTTGGTGCCTGTTGACTACTTAACCCAACCCCCCTCCTTTATCTAGTCTAGACGGTCTTTAAATAAGAGGAACCCCTCCAACACTAGGTGGTCTTGGCTgattcaccttttttttttttttatgcttattGGCTGATTCACCTGTAATGTTCTAAATAAGTACTTTGTTTCTTTCTGTCTTTCCAGTGAGGGATTGCTGACAAATCTTGATAAGGCCACCAATTGTTTTGCATTTAAAGCCCACTTTTTCGTTACCCTTCCATTTCAATAAACAGTATACATCTAGCTATAATTTCTCCACTGATAGGGAGTCCTGGACGTAGCCCCTTGTATCTCTGTtatttctctcaaaaataaaaaatatacttggTTTAAATAGATACTAGATCTTGTCCTTTCAAATCTTAAAGACCTTCCTAAGAAGCATAGAATGTTACTTCTGTTTCTTCAGGAACCTTGATTGTTCACGGATATAGTACTTAACTTTAAAACACATTTCTACTATCATTCTGCGGCTTTCAACAAGTTCAACATGCAAAACAAGAACGTCACCCACCAGCCTCTTTGCTTCTgctctttatatttttctttatagttgtttttttttttttgtctgtgTCAATAAACTCTGAATGAATTGTCAATATAGCGAGATTCGCTTGTTCCGGTTGAAGATTGTAGATTTTGTGCTTCACCATTGTTTGGGAGCTTAAGTTTTCAAGGATACACAACCACAATGTTGAATTTCAACTAAAATTGCTCACATTGTACTCTTTGCCAGAAAGCTTTGAGCCGCTATTCCCTGGTCTTTGATGCCATTTACACGCCGAAATGGACCACACTGTTGCGAGAAGCAAAAGAGACAGGAGCCAAAGTTGTCTTCGGAACAGAGATGTTCTTAAATCAAGCATTTGTACAGTTTGAAAAATTCACTGGTTTGCCCGGTAATcttccatcatttttttttttcattactttctttttccaataataattcatttctattcttcttttctctcatgTTGCTGGATTTGTTTCCCCATTGCAGCACCAAAAGATTTGATCAGGGAAACTCTGGCAAGGAACACTTGAAGAAGCAAGTTGTTGGAGCAATATTATTTCTGGAAGCTGAAGAGTTGTACTGAGTTACTGTTTCTAGAACCTTCTTTCACAGAGTTCCTCCTTGTATGGCACACAATTAAAATTCTGGAAGCAACCCACTCCAACGGCTAGAAACGGCTTTACAACggttaaaaaattcaaaatatgaaaggaTATTCCGAAGTGTTGCACTGGCTGTTGTTCTTGAGATTTGGAGCATTCACTTTGTAGTTTTTAAGATGTGACTAGTGGATAAAATTTGTCATTGAACTTGAATGCTTCCAGTTTGTACAATGGCCCTTCCATTAATAAATATCCCTTCATCCATTCCAGTGCTCCAGCACTTCAGTAAATGGAGGGAtccaagaaaatataatattagtgctaataaaataaataatataaacaaactatatataagattaattgtaataccccatattgcaaagtgtcaagtaagttcaaggaactgaaaatcaatttgagaatttagttaattaattgcCGAATCGAtcggagggagtaccctagaccTTAGATTTTTAAGGGAAATAGTTTGGTAATgacgagtaatacgagttatgattttaggcatcaaaataagttggattgggaacagtttcTAGTACAGCTATCTAccaggttgagaaaatcgaatgatcgtaagggatgtaatactcgagatttttatattcaaatacttgaggaaatatgatgTTTTAAGGGATTATGGATGTTTagagataaaagtttaatttctgagccaggggtaaaatcgtaattttttaggttcaagtaaaagtgtaatttacctaaaaattagggtcattagcgtaattagtccatttttcagggactaaaatgcaaatAAAGATTAACCCGgtgaccatgttgaaaagggtcagtgcaattatctaaaaattttggcAAAAGTGTAATTcctgaaacctttttactatgggcatttgggagattcaggaaaagcctcataatgatattagagataagatgaaaccTCATGataacgttagagataagatgaaagctcatgatgactttaaggataagatttgattggataagattttgttagatatgatttgatttggataaagatttgatttgaataagatttgattcggataacaatgattgcataaaatcttagaagatttgaaaatgattatataaaatcttagaagatttagaatgattgcagaatatcttaaaagatttggtaatgattatataaaatcttaaaagatttagaatgattgcataatatcttagaagatttggtaataattatataatattttggaagatttagaatgattgcagaatattttagaagatttggtaatgattatataatatcttggaatatttacaatgattgcagaaaatcttagaaagattggaaaagattttgaaagatttggaatgagtgcaaaatatatgtttcttggtggctaagttttcaaaacctataaataggggttcatggccaaatgtttctcattcgaaattgtgagaagttcgtgtTAGACAATAGtacttcgggtttagtggatagagggctctttaagcatacgcgaagcatcacatgcgcagagcacttgggcagcgcATGAGGGCATGTAAGAATGTGGTTTGATCAAAATACTTGAGGAGTTACACAAAagtcgaggttgggcacaagattcaaggtgttctgagttttgttcgaggtgagtgttcgcccccaaaacttgatttattgagCTCGTTCTATCTAAACATGtgtgtgatttcatgcaaaatggttttgttgcatgcaaacggaaaccggtgacggttgattttatgagggaggtttgtctcTAAAcattttgaacttgtgcattgcattctataaaatgttgtttatatgatgtattgaattgtgaaatgtggcattgtcttgcgttttgtgCGTTCGTATGGAATGTTAGCTTAAGATGttatctggatagtgtagccataattctccaatggcgtgacagaataatagtggtatctgatgctggtgtgcatgtcaggataatcgccttgattttcgtgtcagaccatttggtcagggaagttgcactaggacgactaggtggtccatattgtgttgttcatgtgggatgtcagcctggtatgttgtctagatagtgtagctgtaattctccaagggcgtgacagaattATAGGGGTATCTaatgctagtgtgcatgtcaagatagccgccttgattttcgtgccaggccgtttggccaggaaagttgcactaggatgattaggtggtccatgtgaaattttggagttgagaTTATATAGTGGTTCTTGAATGCTTAAGGTGGAACGtaatctggtgagatgcgttggcagctccatttaagctagaatcgcgttgTGTcatcgagtcggtatggtggcatagcttttagagagattgatatttttccgtggtagggttaagcgctgaGTATTCTCTTGGGCTAAGGCTTATcaggtgtattggtttatttcatgtcttgcatccattcatgaaaaatatgttttaaactctcacttagatgattcatcatttaatttggattatatccctagaatattcaaacgttctaagTGAAGACAACGGtgcgaaaggaaagggaattgtcgaggagtgacggcgattagttgATAACTTGCAATATGTCGCTTTCaataatgttgtttattttgaggatgTCTTGTAAGtgttgatttgattttatattataaataaagtggtttcgattATGACCTGTTAGGGTTTCGATCTAATTTTTCgcgtttgtgttggtgaacttgtcttagtttattgatggttcatagttgatatactgagaaggtgtaatgaGATCTTCGAGGAAcgatttttgtgatgggtttttatttgaaaaaaaaaattatatcctcaaaatcttacgttacctaataCTCTAGAGAAGTGGAGTGTTACATTAATGCTGACAGAGATTGTGCTTAGCTTAAATTCTGGTCAAGTGAAGTTTATCAGCTCATTAAAGCTTaaaattgttttctattttgaatgGCAAATGGAGAGTTTATAAGTTATCTTTAAAGGACTCGTATTAACCAAATTGCTTTGATTAAATAAGCTTTTATTAGCAAATATGCTCTTGGAGCGTACAAGTTCCTGTGATTTAAGCTAAGCCAGCCACATAGATTCTAAATTATGTACTCTCAAATAGGGGTGGGACGGCATATGTTTTGAGGGTGGGTGGGcaattgcccccccccccccccaaacttctAAAACTACTCTAACGCCCTTgacattatatttataattattatatcctTAAATACTTGTCCTCCAAATAAAAAAGATGAGGGTAATTAAGTAATGCCAAAAAGATTTAATATATAGACTTAAACTTTTGTCCGCCTGACCCAAGGTCCTCACCCCGCCATTGCtcttcaggaaaaaaaaaaaacaaacaaacttaTTGATGTGGTTGGATATGTAATTGGATTGACTTGATTTAATATATAACTTTCTAAAAAAAAGGCTCATGATAAAGAGACGACAAAACCTTGCGTAACACTATTGTAGGTCTCTAAAAGATGTCTTGAATCTCAACACACActattaatttcaataaaaaaaagcaTTGAATATTGTGCGATATTACTAACCAACTTTGTAATCTTCGAGTGGAATAAAATGTGATCGCCTAACATGCTAACACCATAATGCTTAAAAAAGATTAAGTTCCTTCACGAGACAAACGACAAAAGAGATTAAATCTAACAATCCAATCATATGTATAGCAATCAACCTAGTACAAATCATATACTATGCATCTCCATCCACACCCAATTATCATAGTAATTTTAAAGTCAActagtccccccccccccccccaagttaATCTTATCCTTGATCTCAATTTAAACATTAGAGGGTCTTTTTCAAATATCCATAAGCCTAtcccatttattttctttgtttgcaAAACCCTATATCAAGCTCCAACTTGAATCTCATGATACTTGCTCTAGGTGTGTCTTTCATGTCATTACCTATATATGATTTTCGAGATGAAATTATAACTATTAATCCTAATATAATCCAATGGCATCCAGTTGAAAGATATTACTTTAGTAATTTCACTATTGGATATTTTATTCGCATATATATGCAATTATactatacatgtatatatatttcatgtTTATCAAATGGATTTTACAAAAATGAATCTTCACCACTGATTTTGACCTAGCTGTGTCACCTTTTGCCTTTTATTCTTGTAATTATCCTTACATTTTATTGGGACAATTTTGTCACCTATTGGGGCATGTCCCAACCActtaggggtattttggtaattttatttcaatatttaatGTTGCCTTGACATGTGTTATTTGAACacggaaaaaaaaattatggctTACTACATACGATGcctctttaataattaaaaaatatgacgtttaatttttaatatacaaaacgtTAAGCTTCGGtatcttaactattaaaaattgttattttaagtTATCACCGTAATGAAACATTAACGCGTCTATAAACATACTCATTTTTGTAGTGACATGCCACATAAATAATCAATTGGCAATACTTGAATAGATTGACTGATTTGTTGTgctttctcaaaaattaaaaaatatgaaatttgatcTTAATGTACAAAAAGTCAATATTTCGTATCTCaattactaaaaattattactttaaatCCTTACCCTGAGAcacaaaaaatgatataaacaATAGAGTGAGAGAGTGATGAAACCATGTTCAACAAACATGTAAAACATAGTTAGCTTAAGAAGGGGTGGAATTAAGCTTTCAcccttttaaaaatttctcaaacgTATTAAAAGTTGAAAgtaaagagaaataaaaaattacagtaCATCTGAATTTTAGATTAGTTCGACAACATACCTATTCTACAATCTTGGCTCTCAACTAAATATTTAGTCAACCAAACTTATTTTTGGGTAGCTTTTGCAACAGACTTAGCTACAAACTTTTACAACATATAGCTTTTACAACTGGATCAATAACAACCAATGTCTTTTATAAGGATCAAGTTTACCTTTTACAACTTCACAATAAAGCGATAGTAGAAGATATGAGAGAAGGTTTTAAGTGATACAATAAAATTAGATATTTCTTTTAGCTATACAGAGAGataaatggatgaaaatgggaaacacaatctctttttttttttttttttccttttgaaggGTCATAAGCAATAAAATACTTGAAAGctttaggctgcgttctctttacttttcaattttcaattttgagttttaaattcattttcagttttctgttttgatactctatttttagaaaattaaaaacatgttctctttgtcattttaaaaaactatttatcaaaacagaaaattagaaaacgtgttctctttgaaattttgaaaataaatttttaatgatattttattcaataaatttgagtatttagtaaattagaaatatttaatgttaatatattattaaaaatatatatacattttaaaattaatgaattttgtaatattttttctcattacaataataaaatatgaataaataaataaataaatgtgttttgagtttagagtttgttttggatgaaaacactcaaaacaactttttgttgttttgagttttctttgcaactttttttttttcaaaaatatatttttaaaaacagtaaagagaacgcgttttcattattttagaaaatcgaaaactaaaaatgacttaaaaatagtaaagagaacgcaactttAGAATTTCGaataaatcaatttttcaagcatttatttttattttgactcCAATTCCTTTATATAGGGTCATCTCTTTAATGCATTTGCATAAATatccttaaataaataatattttttgtgtctaactattatttttTGTCCCTacaatattttacaaattagttaaatatcaattttaatctacaaattgtttgaaaaatatCCATAAGCATTTAATGTTACGATTGAACtctaaaaagaataaattgGGTGCATTAAATGTTCTATAACAGCTATAAATTCAAAAACTACTAGATATTACTAGATTATAAATAACAATTTAATCGACTGAGTTGATATTTACTTGAGTATacaaaatttgtatttaattatttttctaatttactcaattacaaaataacggtacttaattaaaatttggtGATAGAAATTTGTAAAGCTTGCAAAAAGGATTTACTCAAATACTTTTAGATGATTACTCAATTGCAAAATTTAAgtacttgattaattttgttatgcAAAAAACTTGCATTGTCTACTTGAATACAAAAGTATATTTAGTTGACTATAGTCTTATACTTACTCGAATATACTATAATTTATAATCAATTATCTTCTAAACAGAATtaacttactcgattaaaaagatAAGTCTAGCTGATTTGGCTTATTTTGAATGAGATCATTACTTAAGTATAGAACAAttatactcgat
This window of the Diospyros lotus cultivar Yz01 chromosome 5, ASM1463336v1, whole genome shotgun sequence genome carries:
- the LOC127802850 gene encoding bifunctional 3-dehydroquinate dehydratase/shikimate dehydrogenase, chloroplastic-like; translated protein: MTLNSIPLATPELQIGDGARRNATMICAPVMAETAEQMLGQMRKAKELGADLVEIRIDYLKSFSPQQHLEVLIKQSPLPTIITYRPTWEGGQYDGDESRRQATLHQAMELGADYIDIELKVADKFFSSIQGKKPEKVKVIVSSHNYENTPSAEEIGNIAARIQATGADIVKIATTALDITDSARILQLIAHSQVPTIGLAMGERGLISRILCAKFGGFLTFGALESGIHSAPGQPTLRDLLDLYNFRQIGPDTKVHGVIGKPIGHSKSPHLYNPAFKKAAFNGIYLPLLVDNVANFLNTYSSPDFTGYSYTIPHKMAGLECCDEVDPIAKAIGAISCMIKKPSDGKLIGYNVDYLGAIAAIEEGLGGSSSASNGSVSPLAGRLFVVIGAGGAGKALAYGGKEKGARVVVANRTYEKAKDLARKIGGESMPLTELDDFHPEDGMILANATSVGMKPNTDATPISKKALSRYSLVFDAIYTPKWTTLLREAKETGAKVVFGTEMFLNQAFVQFEKFTGLPAPKDLIRETLARNT